Below is a genomic region from Pirellulales bacterium.
CCGTCACGACCACGCCGCGGGGCGTGCCTGGCGGGCTGGGGCGGGGCGAAGCCTTTTCGATGTTCGACGGTACGGGCGCCGGTCGCGGTGACGGCTCGGGGGGCGAATACTTCGACGACGAGCCGTCCGGCGGTGGCGACACCGCGACGCTGCACATGGCGCCGGCCGAAGAGGCGCTGGCTGCCGCGCGAGGCGCCGGCGGCAAGGGCTCTGCGGGCGAACTGTTTGATGATCGCCCACCGGTCGATGCTTTGGCTGCACTACCGAAAGCCGCTGCCAGCGGCGGCGCAGGCGGCTTTGGCTCCTTGGGTGATGGCACTGGCCTGGCAACGAGCGCCGGCGGTTTCACGACCGGCTCGGGCACAGGGTCAGGCGCCGGTGGGCGCGGACGCGGCGGCGGACCGCTCGGTGGCCGTGCGCGGACGAGCCTCTACGGCATCGAGGCCGATGGATACAAGTTCATCTACGTCTTCGATCGCTCGGGCAGCATGGGCGGGTCAGGCAGGAACACGCCGCTCAGCTCGGCCAAGGCCAATTTGCTCGCCAGCCTGGAGAGTCTTGGCGATACGCACCAGTTTCAGATCATCTTCTATAACGAAAAACCGACGATGTTCGCGCTGGCCGGGCATCCGGACAAGCTGGTGTTCGGCAACTCGGCCAACAAGGCGACGGCGGCGCAGTTCGTGCGCGGCATCGTCGCCGACGGCGGCACGCGGCATGAAGAGGCGCTTTGGATGGCGCTCAAGCTGCAGCCGGACGTGATCTTTTTCCTGACCGACGCCGATCAGCCCGAGCTTTCGCCCGCGCAGTTGGAAAAGATCCACCGGGCCAATAACGGCCGTTGCTCGATCAACACGATCGAGTTCGGTCTGGGGCCACCGATTCACAAGGATAATTTTCTCGCCCGCCTGGCGCGAGAGAATAACGGCAAGTACACGTATGTCGACGTCTCGAAGGGCGCGCTCAATCCGTAAGGCCATGGCGGCCGGCCTTTCTGCGCGGCTCTTTTCGCTTGCGCTTGTGCTGACAGGATTCGTCGGTGCGGCGGCGTGCGCCGAGGACGCGGTATATCTCTCCGCCCCCAACAGCCCGCAGGCGCGAGCCAAGGTCACTGGGCGCGTGCTCGATTACAACGGCCGCGAGCTGCTGCTGGACACGGGGGGTAATCAGAAGCGTTATGCCGCCGACCAGGTGGTGGCGGTCGACAGCGAGTGGACCCCCACGCAACTGGCGGCGGACGAGCTATTTGCACGGCGTGAATACGCCGAGGCTGTGGTGAAGTACGAAGAGGCCGTGCGCAGCGAGCCGCGCCGCTGGGTGCAGCGCAAGCTGGTGGCGCAGATGATCTGGTGCCTGCGCAACCTGGAACAGTATCGCCGCGCGAGCGAATTGTTCCTGGCGCTTGCGCGCGACGATCCGGCGATGCTCTACTTTTCGTGCATTCCGTTGCGCTGGCTGCCGGCGCAGACGCCGCCTGACCTGGAAAAGCGGTGCCGCGAGTGGCTGGTCAGCGATTCGCCCCTGGCCGTGCTGCTGGGGGCGAGCCATCTGGTTTCGTCGGCCGAGCAAGCCGAGGTCGTGAAGCGCTTGGAGGTGCTCGCGAAAGCCAAAGATGCACGGATCGCGGCGCTGGCTCGGGCGCTCACGTGGAATGCGACATTCGCCACGGCGAGCAGCAAGCAATTGACCCAGTGGGCTGACGATCTGGAGACCTTTCCCGACTCGGTACGCGCCGGCCCGTGTTTTGCGTTGGGGCGAGCGCAGGCGCAACAGAAGCAGTCGGCCGATGCCGCACTAAACTTGCTGCGCGTGCCCATTCTGTATCCCGAGGACCGGCCGCTGGCGGCCGCGGCGCTCTTTGCCGCCGGGCGAGCGCTGGAGGATAACGAACAAGCGGACGACGCCCTGCGCCTTTATCGTGAGCTGGTGGCCGAGTACCCAAAGTCGCGCCCGGCCGCCGAAGCCCAGCAACGGCTGGAAGAGGTCGACAAGAATTCCACTCCGCGTGCGGGAGCGCAATGACCGCACGAATCGGAAAAACACGCGATGTCGTTTGCCGTTGGTGGTTTCTCCGCCGGTCGCGGTCGTGCGAGTCGGGCTGTGCGTCGCGAGGCCTCTGCATCGCGGTCGCGCTGTTTCTCGCAATTCATTGCGCACTCGCGCGGGCGGATTCGT
It encodes:
- a CDS encoding VWA domain-containing protein: MAASPTVAPRLDPRRAPWMRFSIPSWLVSLVFHATLLVVLMLTVTTTPRGVPGGLGRGEAFSMFDGTGAGRGDGSGGEYFDDEPSGGGDTATLHMAPAEEALAAARGAGGKGSAGELFDDRPPVDALAALPKAAASGGAGGFGSLGDGTGLATSAGGFTTGSGTGSGAGGRGRGGGPLGGRARTSLYGIEADGYKFIYVFDRSGSMGGSGRNTPLSSAKANLLASLESLGDTHQFQIIFYNEKPTMFALAGHPDKLVFGNSANKATAAQFVRGIVADGGTRHEEALWMALKLQPDVIFFLTDADQPELSPAQLEKIHRANNGRCSINTIEFGLGPPIHKDNFLARLARENNGKYTYVDVSKGALNP